The following are encoded in a window of Candidatus Omnitrophota bacterium genomic DNA:
- a CDS encoding PilZ domain-containing protein — protein sequence MMMEERRRYPRYRRYLEVAYETGDTVGISCATNTFDISRGGLSMPVNKAIKLGKKINLRIKLPYYDKEVTAQGRVVWKGPVRRTLSQEEYAGIEFMAMDDGSRSALAQYLETISA from the coding sequence ATGATGATGGAAGAGAGGCGAAGATACCCTCGTTACAGAAGATATCTCGAAGTGGCCTACGAAACCGGGGATACGGTAGGTATAAGCTGCGCGACGAACACCTTTGACATAAGCAGGGGCGGCTTATCTATGCCGGTCAATAAGGCGATCAAGCTGGGGAAGAAGATCAACCTAAGGATCAAATTGCCTTATTACGACAAAGAGGTGACGGCTCAGGGCAGGGTCGTTTGGAAAGGACCTGTGCGAAGGACGCTATCCCAGGAAGAGTATGCGGGGATAGAGTTCATGGCCATGGATGACGGCAGCCGATCCGCGTTGGCTCAATATCTCGAGACGATATCTGCTTAA